A window of Bacillota bacterium genomic DNA:
CTCCGGGACACAGGCGAATATCGCGGTATACTTCGCCCTGCTGAAGCCGGGGGACACCATAATGGGCATGAACCTGGCGCACGGCGGGCACCTTACCCACGGAAGTCCGGTGAATCTATCCGGCACGTACTTCCGTTTCGTACCCTACGGGGTGGAAAAGGAAACCGGCCGCATAAACTATGACGAGGTAGTGAAGGTCGCGCGGGAACACCGCCCCCGGCTTATCATGGCCGGAGCCAGCGCCTACCCTCGTGAAATCGACTTCAAGCGAATGCAGGAGGCGGCGCAGGAGGTGGGCGCCTACCTCATTGTGGATATGGCTCATATCGCCGGCCTGGTGGCGGCGGGTCTGCATCAGAGTCCCGTCCCTTACTCGGACGTGGTCACCTCTACGACCCACAAAACCCTCCGCGGGCCGCGCGGCGGGATAATACTCGCCCGGGAGAGGTACGGCGCGATGATCGATAAGGCGGTCTTTCCGGGTACACAGGGCGGGCCGCTGATGCACGTCATCGCAGCCAAGGCGGTCGCTTTCGGGGAGGCCCTGCGGCCGGAATTCAAGGAGTATCAGCGGCGGGTGGTGGAAAACGCCCGCGTCCTGGCCGCGGCTCTGGCAGATTACGGTTTCGACCTGGTTTCCGGCGGGACGGACAATCATTTAATACTGGTGGACCTGCGCAATAAAGATTTGACCGGTGTCGTCGCGGAGCAGTTGCTCGACGGCGTTAACATTACGGTGAACAAGAACGCGGTTCCTTTCGATACCCAGCCCCCCCGGGTAACAAGCGGCATCCGTCTGGGCACTCCGGCCATGACCACGCGGGGAATGGGCACGGAGGAAATGCTGCGGATAGCCGAGATTATTCACCTCGCACTGGATCACCGGGATGACGACGCATACATAACCAAGGCCCGCGGAATGACGGCGGAACTCTGTAAAAAATACCCCCTTTACGAGGGATAAGATGCGCCCAGACTGGGATGTCTACTTCATGGCGGTCGCGAGCGTCGTTTCCAGCCGCTCAACCTGTTTGCGCCGTAAGGTAGGGGCGGTTATCGTGAAAGAGCACCGCATCCTGGCCACAGGTTACAACGGCGCGCCTTCGGGACTGAAGCACTGTCTCGATACGGGGTGCCTGCGGGAGAAACAGGGGATCAAGTCAGGTGAGCGGCACGAACTATGCCGCGGCCTTCATGCGGAGCAAAACGCGCTGGTGCAGGCGTCGGTATACGGCGTCAGCATAGGCGGTGCGGCCCTTTACTGCACGCACCAGCCCTGCGTTCTCTGCGCCAAGATGCTCGTTCAGGCCGGAATCAGGCGGGTTGTTTTCGGCGGTAACTACCCGGACAAGCTTGCGGAATCCATACTGGCGGAGGCGGGTGTGATATTGGAACGGTTCACCGGAGAGCCCTGGCGGGTGCTGCACCCGCCCCCTAATCCCGGGAAAACCGGAGTTCAGCGGAAGACGGCGCCGGGGGGTTCGGGGCGGATCCTGCGAATCCGGCGACGGTTTGCCGCGGCGGACAGGGTTCAGGGGCGACCGGGATTTCCGGAAGGGGGCGAGAACGGTGACGGTTAAACACAAG
This region includes:
- the glyA gene encoding serine hydroxymethyltransferase; its protein translation is MSSMRRLAEVDPEVFRAVELERSRQQNKIELIASENFTSSAVMEAQGSVLTNKYAEGYPGRRYYGGCEYVDIAERLASERVRELFKAEYANVQPHSGTQANIAVYFALLKPGDTIMGMNLAHGGHLTHGSPVNLSGTYFRFVPYGVEKETGRINYDEVVKVAREHRPRLIMAGASAYPREIDFKRMQEAAQEVGAYLIVDMAHIAGLVAAGLHQSPVPYSDVVTSTTHKTLRGPRGGIILARERYGAMIDKAVFPGTQGGPLMHVIAAKAVAFGEALRPEFKEYQRRVVENARVLAAALADYGFDLVSGGTDNHLILVDLRNKDLTGVVAEQLLDGVNITVNKNAVPFDTQPPRVTSGIRLGTPAMTTRGMGTEEMLRIAEIIHLALDHRDDDAYITKARGMTAELCKKYPLYEG